The Leclercia sp. S52 genome has a segment encoding these proteins:
- the ascF gene encoding PTS cellobiose/arbutin/salicin transporter subunit IIBC, which produces MAKNYAALANAVVSALGGKDNIVAVTHCMTRLRFVAKDESLIDSATLKSISGVLGVVRNDNQCQVIIGNTVSQAYREVVSLLPADLQPAAPQGPQKLTLKRIGAGILDALIGTMSPLIPAIIGGSMVKLLAMILEMTGVLTKGEPTLTILTVIGDGAFFFLPLMVAASAAVKFKTNMSLAIAIAGVLVHPSFIELMAKAAQGEHVEFALIPVTAVKYTYTVIPALVMTWCLSYIERWVDRITPAVTKNFLKPMLIVLIAAPLAIVLIGPLGIWIGSAISALVYTIHGYLGWLSVAIMGALWPLLVMTGMHRVFTPTIIQTIAETGKEGMVMPSEIGANLSLGGSSLAVAWKTKNPELRQTALAAAASAIMAGISEPALYGVAVRLKRPLIASLISGFICGAVAGIAGLASHSMAAPGLFTSVQFFDPANPMSIVWVFGVMALAVVLSFVLTLILGFEDIPVEEEAEKARALQTAPVQAKAAQA; this is translated from the coding sequence ATGGCCAAAAATTATGCTGCGCTGGCGAATGCCGTTGTCAGCGCGCTCGGCGGCAAAGACAACATCGTCGCCGTCACCCACTGTATGACCCGACTGCGCTTCGTGGCGAAAGACGAGAGCCTGATCGACAGCGCCACGCTTAAGAGCATCAGCGGCGTGCTGGGGGTAGTGCGCAACGACAACCAGTGCCAGGTGATCATCGGCAACACCGTTTCTCAGGCCTACCGCGAGGTGGTCAGCCTGCTGCCTGCCGACCTGCAGCCTGCTGCGCCACAGGGGCCGCAAAAGCTGACCCTGAAACGCATTGGCGCCGGGATCCTCGACGCGTTGATCGGCACCATGTCGCCGCTGATCCCGGCGATCATCGGCGGATCGATGGTCAAACTGCTGGCGATGATCCTCGAGATGACCGGCGTGCTGACCAAAGGCGAACCGACGCTGACCATTCTGACGGTGATCGGTGACGGGGCGTTCTTCTTCCTGCCGCTGATGGTGGCCGCCTCTGCCGCCGTCAAATTCAAAACCAACATGTCGCTGGCGATTGCCATTGCGGGCGTGCTGGTTCATCCGAGCTTTATCGAGCTGATGGCCAAAGCGGCGCAGGGCGAGCACGTCGAGTTCGCCTTGATTCCGGTCACCGCGGTGAAATATACCTACACGGTGATCCCGGCGCTGGTGATGACCTGGTGCCTGTCGTATATCGAACGTTGGGTGGATCGCATCACGCCAGCGGTGACGAAAAACTTCCTGAAGCCAATGCTGATCGTGCTGATTGCCGCCCCGCTCGCCATCGTCCTGATTGGGCCGCTGGGGATCTGGATCGGTAGCGCTATCTCCGCGCTGGTTTACACCATTCACGGCTATCTGGGCTGGCTGTCCGTTGCCATCATGGGCGCGCTGTGGCCGCTGCTGGTGATGACCGGGATGCACCGCGTCTTTACCCCAACCATCATTCAGACCATTGCCGAAACCGGCAAAGAAGGGATGGTGATGCCGTCTGAAATCGGTGCCAACCTGTCGCTCGGCGGTTCGTCGCTGGCGGTAGCCTGGAAAACCAAAAACCCGGAACTGCGCCAGACGGCATTGGCCGCAGCGGCTTCTGCCATCATGGCGGGGATCTCTGAACCCGCGCTGTACGGCGTGGCGGTTCGTCTGAAACGCCCGTTGATTGCCAGCCTGATCAGCGGCTTTATCTGCGGTGCTGTCGCCGGTATTGCCGGACTGGCCAGCCACTCAATGGCGGCACCGGGCCTGTTTACCAGCGTCCAGTTCTTCGACCCGGCTAACCCGATGTCTATCGTCTGGGTATTCGGGGTAATGGCCCTGGCCGTTGTGCTCTCTTTCGTGCTGACCCTGATTCTGGGCTTTGAAGATATCCCGGTAGAAGAGGAAGCGGAAAAAGCGCGCGCCCTGCAAACCGCACCGGTCCAGGCCAAAGCAGCACAAGCATAA
- a CDS encoding ABC transporter ATP-binding protein, producing the protein MSITAENITWKVGKKIIVDDVSLAVSQGQTVGLLGPNGSGKSSLLRILAGLRRPHSGTVALDGKSINGIAKKQLARRVAFVEQHGMTDANMRVRDVVKLGRIPHHSPFSGWTAQDDETVNSALKTVDMLHNSDQGWLSLSGGERQRVHIARALAQMPTEILLDEPTNHLDIHHQMQLMQLISQLPVTSIVAIHDLNHAAMFCDALIVMQKGRIVASGTPQEILTEELLWEVFRVKTRIELSPYHGKKHIHYLV; encoded by the coding sequence ATGAGCATCACTGCTGAAAATATCACCTGGAAGGTGGGTAAAAAGATCATCGTCGACGATGTCTCTCTGGCGGTATCCCAGGGGCAGACCGTCGGCCTGCTGGGGCCAAACGGCTCCGGCAAATCGTCGCTGCTGCGGATCCTTGCCGGGTTGCGTCGCCCACATAGCGGCACCGTCGCGCTGGATGGTAAAAGCATCAATGGGATCGCCAAAAAGCAGCTCGCCCGCCGGGTGGCCTTTGTGGAACAGCATGGTATGACCGATGCCAATATGCGCGTGCGGGACGTGGTGAAGCTGGGGCGTATTCCGCACCACTCCCCGTTCTCCGGCTGGACGGCGCAGGATGACGAGACCGTCAATTCAGCGCTGAAGACGGTGGATATGCTGCATAACAGCGATCAGGGCTGGCTGAGCCTTTCCGGCGGTGAACGCCAGCGCGTACACATTGCCCGGGCGCTGGCCCAGATGCCGACCGAAATCCTGCTGGACGAGCCCACCAACCACCTGGATATCCACCACCAGATGCAGCTGATGCAGTTGATCAGCCAGCTGCCGGTCACCAGCATCGTCGCCATTCACGATCTTAACCACGCCGCGATGTTCTGCGATGCGCTGATTGTGATGCAGAAAGGGCGTATTGTCGCCTCGGGCACGCCGCAGGAGATCCTTACCGAAGAGCTGCTGTGGGAGGTGTTCCGGGTGAAAACCCGCATTGAGCTGTCGCCTTACCACGGCAAAAAACATATCCACTACCTCGTCTGA
- a CDS encoding 6-phospho-beta-glucosidase, with amino-acid sequence MSVFPQGFLWGGALAANQSEGAYREGGKGLTTVDMIPHGANRLAVKVGKEKRFSLRDDEFYPSHDAIDFYHRYKEDIALMAEMGFTVFRTSIAWSRLYPNGDEPLPNKEGIAFYRAVFEECKKYNIEPLVTLCHFDVPMHLVTEYGSWRNRKMVDFFARYARTCFEEFNGLVKYWLTFNEINIMLHSPFSGAGLVFEEGENEDQVKYQAAHHELVASALATKIAHEVNPEHQVGCMLAGGNFYPYSCKPEDVWMALEKDRENLFFIDVQARGSYPAYSARVFREKGVVIVKDPGDDALLKNTVDFVSFSYYASRCASADMNAGNTSAANIVKSLRNPHIEVSEWGWGIDPLGLRITMNMMYDRYQKPLFLVENGLGAKDEIDANGEINDDYRISYLREHIRAMGDAIEDGIPLIGYTSWGCIDLVAASTGEMSKRYGFIYVDRDDAGNGTLDRKRKKSFWWYKKVIASNGADLE; translated from the coding sequence ATGTCAGTTTTTCCACAAGGATTTTTATGGGGCGGCGCACTGGCCGCTAACCAGAGCGAAGGCGCATACCGCGAAGGCGGCAAGGGCCTGACCACCGTCGATATGATCCCCCACGGCGCCAACCGCCTGGCGGTAAAAGTCGGCAAGGAAAAACGCTTTTCGCTGCGTGATGACGAGTTCTATCCCAGCCACGACGCGATCGATTTTTACCATCGCTATAAAGAAGATATCGCCTTAATGGCCGAGATGGGCTTCACGGTATTTCGTACCTCGATTGCCTGGAGCCGTCTCTACCCGAACGGCGACGAGCCGCTGCCTAATAAAGAGGGAATTGCCTTTTACCGTGCGGTGTTCGAGGAGTGCAAAAAGTACAACATCGAGCCGCTGGTGACCCTGTGCCACTTCGACGTGCCGATGCATCTGGTCACCGAGTACGGATCCTGGCGCAACCGCAAGATGGTCGACTTCTTTGCCCGCTATGCGCGCACCTGCTTCGAGGAGTTCAACGGGCTGGTGAAGTACTGGCTGACCTTCAACGAGATCAACATCATGCTGCACAGCCCGTTCTCCGGCGCCGGGCTGGTGTTTGAGGAAGGCGAAAACGAAGATCAGGTCAAGTACCAGGCGGCGCACCACGAGCTGGTGGCAAGCGCGCTGGCGACCAAAATTGCCCACGAGGTGAATCCTGAACACCAGGTCGGCTGCATGCTGGCGGGCGGCAACTTCTACCCGTACTCCTGCAAACCGGAAGACGTGTGGATGGCGCTGGAAAAAGACCGCGAAAACCTGTTCTTTATCGACGTGCAGGCCCGCGGTAGCTACCCGGCGTACTCGGCCCGCGTGTTCCGCGAAAAAGGGGTGGTGATTGTTAAAGACCCCGGCGATGACGCGCTGCTGAAAAACACCGTCGATTTTGTGTCGTTCAGCTATTACGCCTCGCGCTGCGCGTCGGCGGATATGAACGCGGGCAACACCAGCGCGGCCAACATCGTCAAATCCCTGCGCAACCCGCACATCGAGGTAAGCGAATGGGGCTGGGGCATCGACCCGCTGGGCCTGCGCATCACCATGAACATGATGTACGACCGCTACCAGAAGCCGCTGTTCCTGGTGGAAAACGGGCTGGGGGCGAAAGATGAGATTGACGCTAACGGCGAGATCAACGATGACTACCGCATCAGCTACCTGCGGGAGCACATCCGCGCCATGGGCGATGCGATTGAAGACGGCATTCCGCTGATCGGCTACACCAGCTGGGGCTGTATCGATCTGGTGGCCGCCTCAACGGGCGAGATGAGCAAGCGCTACGGCTTTATCTATGTCGATCGCGATGATGCCGGCAACGGCACCCTCGATCGCAAACGCAAAAAATCGTTCTGGTGGTACAAGAAAGTGATCGCCAGCAACGGTGCAGATTTAGAATAA
- a CDS encoding ABC transporter substrate-binding protein has translation MKKVISALGLLIATAGSAFATTYPLTIENCGYKETFTKAPERVVALGQNTVEILLLLGLEDKVAASAFWPTKVLPQLAEQNKKVKTLTVEIPTLESILAQNPDFVPAQLPLLLGPESKVAKREDLATVGVNSYMSPGMCATKKDIGDMYGSRQKLWDMTFLYKEIEDFAKIFNVEDRGQALIADFKKREADLRSEFSKNKKDLSFVFWFSSSSPSSDAYVGGKNSASGFIANVLGGHNAITSETEWPTVGWESIIAANPDVIVVSSLDRNRWALDDAQEKIKFLKSDPAVSQLDAVKKGHIVIMDGQAMNPTIRTIFGAEQVGEQLRKMGLN, from the coding sequence ATGAAAAAGGTCATCAGCGCATTAGGATTGCTGATCGCAACAGCAGGCTCGGCTTTTGCAACCACGTATCCTCTGACGATTGAGAATTGCGGATATAAAGAAACCTTCACCAAAGCGCCGGAACGCGTCGTCGCGCTGGGACAAAACACCGTTGAAATTCTGCTGCTGTTAGGCCTTGAAGATAAAGTTGCTGCCAGCGCCTTCTGGCCAACCAAAGTGCTGCCGCAGCTGGCTGAACAGAATAAAAAAGTCAAAACGCTGACCGTCGAAATCCCGACCCTGGAATCTATTCTGGCGCAAAACCCGGACTTCGTTCCGGCGCAGCTGCCGCTGCTGCTGGGGCCAGAGAGCAAAGTCGCCAAACGCGAAGATCTGGCCACCGTGGGCGTCAACAGCTATATGTCGCCGGGGATGTGCGCCACCAAAAAAGACATTGGTGATATGTACGGCAGTCGCCAGAAGCTGTGGGACATGACCTTCCTGTATAAAGAGATCGAAGATTTCGCCAAAATCTTTAACGTCGAAGATCGCGGTCAGGCGCTGATTGCCGACTTCAAAAAGCGCGAAGCCGATCTGCGCAGCGAATTCAGCAAAAACAAAAAAGACCTCTCCTTCGTCTTCTGGTTCTCCAGCTCCTCCCCCTCTTCTGACGCCTACGTCGGCGGCAAAAACAGCGCCTCCGGTTTTATCGCTAACGTGCTGGGCGGCCACAACGCCATTACCTCCGAAACCGAATGGCCGACCGTCGGCTGGGAAAGCATTATTGCCGCTAACCCGGACGTGATCGTGGTCTCCAGCCTCGACCGTAATCGCTGGGCGCTGGACGATGCCCAGGAAAAAATCAAATTCCTGAAGAGCGATCCGGCCGTCAGCCAGCTCGATGCCGTTAAAAAAGGTCATATTGTGATCATGGACGGCCAGGCGATGAACCCGACCATCCGCACCATCTTCGGCGCGGAGCAGGTTGGTGAGCAGCTCAGAAAGATGGGACTCAATTAA